TTCCTAAAACTTCACTTTGAGAAATTTGTTTTCCTAAAGAAATCGATATTGCTCCACTTCCTGTACCAATATCTAAAATTTTAGGAAACTTTTCTTCTGCTAACAATTTTATGCATTCATCTACTAAAATTTCAGTATCTGGTCTTGGTATTAAAACTCTTTCATCAACATTCATAGGATAACCATAAAATTCCCATTCTTTTAATATATATTGTAAAGGCTCTCTTTTCTTACCTCTTCTATACATATAATTTCTTATAATATTCTTCTCTTCTTCTGTTATTTCAACATTAAAATTAAGCATAAGAGCATTCCTTTTAACTTTTAAAACATGAGAGAAAATATATTCTGCATCTAATCTAGCGTTTGGTACTTTATATTTTTTCAAATAACCAATACTTTTTCTTAATAGAACTAAATTTTCTTTTTTAAAATCTTTTTCTCTTATAACTTCAACTGTATTTTCTTTTTCTTTCTCTATGTCATCAAATTTTTTATTTTGTTTTACCATTTTCAATAAAATTCTTTTTATCTTTAATTTTTCATCTGTTGTTAATTCCATTTCAAAATTAGAATAAAGATTAATTCTCTCTATTCCCAGTACAAAGCTTATAACTTTTTCACTTTCTAAACGAGATTTTGAAAAGGAGTATTTTTCTAAATACTCCTTGGAAAATTTTATTATTTCTAATAATTTCATAAACTACCCCGCTATGTTTTTCAACTTTTCTGCCTGATCAAAAGTAGTTAAAGCATCTATCATTTCTTCCACATCTCCATCAAGGAACGCTTCTAATTTATAGACTGTAAATTTGATTCTATGATCTGTTATTCTACCTTGTGGAAAATTATATGTCCTTATTTTTTCTGATCTAGCTCCACTTCCAACCTGTAATTTTCTTTCAC
This DNA window, taken from Fusobacterium sp. JB019, encodes the following:
- the prmC gene encoding peptide chain release factor N(5)-glutamine methyltransferase encodes the protein MKLLEIIKFSKEYLEKYSFSKSRLESEKVISFVLGIERINLYSNFEMELTTDEKLKIKRILLKMVKQNKKFDDIEKEKENTVEVIREKDFKKENLVLLRKSIGYLKKYKVPNARLDAEYIFSHVLKVKRNALMLNFNVEITEEEKNIIRNYMYRRGKKREPLQYILKEWEFYGYPMNVDERVLIPRPDTEILVDECIKLLAEEKFPKILDIGTGSGAISISLGKQISQSEVLGIDISEGALEVSNSNKDLNSAKNVQFLKSDIFENINYRSYDLIVSNPPYIPVEEYEELMPEVKIYEPKGALTDNGNGYYFYEKITKESWDYLKKGGYLAFEVGYNQGETVVLMMRNRGYEIKARVLDYGGVERVIIGKKV